TTAGGGAATAAAAAGTCTCCGGCAAATTATATCGCGCGAAAGAGTGAATATAATCATGTCGGAGGATATACAAGGGAATAAAATACAGTATGTTTATAAGTAAAGGtttgaaatataaaacaatTTGATTTTGACTCGTTACATTTATTTAAACAGCGCTTACGTCATGGAATGTTTTTACAATAAGGTCTTTgtccttctttctcttttatttttatcattacttttgcctcacttttttttttatacattgaCGTATTTTAAAGTCTCGTCACATGATACAACTAAtagtatgatttttatttacaatgcTTTCTAATTATATGATAGTATAATAACCTATTGGATCCTCTGCTTGCCCAGATTTTTTTGtgtccatttctttttttgatttcgttttttatttttttcaactctttttCTCTGACAGAGATAGAGCTTTTCGCCACACTGGCAGAGCTGAcgattagtttattttttctccttctttcatTGTTCTGAGCCGTATGCTGAtaatcaaatatattttttgaattcaatcAAATCGAACGTTCTTTCTTTCATAATTCTATAGTAGTGTTTATGCAGTGTGTAACAGAGTGTTATCAAAACTTGGAACTTACTTTTGGAAATGGATTTTGAGTGGATAAATTTTCTGCtgtaacttgtttttttttttttttttttttttttttttttttttttttttttgaaatattgtcATTTCGCGGTGACTAAATGTGATGTAGAAAAACTGATTGACACATTTCGTAAAATGTTGTGAGGGgtgaaagagagacagagagagagagagaggaaaacgtgaaaaatcaaTAAGGAACGAAACGGAGGTGATGAAAACTTCTTTAATTTCTACGCAGTGGTGTTATAAacctagttttttttttgtcatttacttttttttttgaatcttttatttttctatttcatatatgaaatatttcaacgacTTGACTTAATaatatatcattattattattattattatttttcttttatctacCATAcagtaaatatatttatttctatgtaaattattatatggCTATTCGAAGTTGAAATCTATTTTTTAACAGGCAAAAGTACTTTTCGCATTACCGTAAGGTACAAGGTTGATCTGTTCAGAATCAATACTTGATTCGGTATTCTCTTGTTGTTTTCACGTTATTTTCGGCTTCGAACGATaataactttcaaaaattaatctcCCTTAGGCCATGAGTTTATCAATATCAAATCAGTGTTAATACTAAATACACACCTTGTCATTCATgcttaaattttattacagtatTTAATATACAACAGTTATACAACTAGTTGATTTCGTCCTAATTCAACCGCTCTATTACATAATAACAGAAACGTTcgtttgattgtttttttttcttttcttcttttcttcatgCCATCAATTATTCGACAGTTTGATCGCGGGAAGATAATGTGATGAAACTTCTTATTAACGAACAAGGGTGAGTATTTTCTCGTTTCTCTTTACGGAATTGCATAGTTAGGATTTTATTCTCAGCTTATACCGATCGTTGTTCGAACGAAGAACATCGGTTCCGTTTTGAATCAACGAAAGTTAACAATGTCTAGTATAACAAAGAACGAAAGACCGTGCGTGTGTTATACAAAGTCCTGACATTTCTGCCATATTATACGAGCGTTAAAATACGGAAAACTACCTACACCTTCACCCGCACGTAAAATTTCACCTCTCAACGTTTGCCGATCGTTTCTTGGTAAGGTATAACAGGGTAGCTACTATTTACTTCCAAGAATCTTAATCATTCGAAATTGTTCCTTTCGGCCTCGGGCGGAAACCCGTCGGGAATTTCCACCGATACAGAGCGCTTAATGCCTGACTCAAACCGTGAACCAACTTCTTCattatacataaaaatttccaaccgGATGCCTTCTACCTCGGGTTTCATACGACCCGGGTACCCTAGATGCGTACATGCCTGTAATTCACATTCCTTTATTCGCAGTACGACTCTGCCGGATACCCCCAGGTTATGTTACGTGTACAAACGGTATTAGCTACGTAGTTATGTTATCTCGATGAAATTATAATCTATCCTAAATCATACCACGTAAGTACAACTTCATATCCTTAACGCGTACGTACAATTCCCAAGGTGTAGCACTTTCTGTTAAAATCTGGGAGGGGGATTagtattttttgtaaattttagtttattcattatattttatattcgtttgatttatttattcatctattcaattttaattatagaaaaatgtcACTGTTTCGCAATATCTTTCTTATATCGATTGTTCAGCGTGACTTTTCACTGTGTAACAAATAATCGCTTCATAGTCAGGATCACTTTAGGACCGATTTAGCAACGCGTTCATTGTTTATATGTCCATTGTTTTCGTCGGCGAACACACTTCGCTTCCGGTTCcttgatttttcattatctCATACACTTGACACGCTTTGTTCAAACCGTCGTGACTTTTATAACCGATCGCGTCATGATCGTTTATTTAGAGATTGCTCACCTCAGAAAATTCGCAACCAGCAACGTCATGGTCGCCAAAAGCAGCGTTGGCGTTACCCCGCAGCTTCCGCCGTGTTGCATCGCGGCGGGATgttcacctgaaattgaaaatttttatccgtcAAGGAACAGGCGAAATCGTATAACGGGCTTGCGCCATAGCGAAATCAGTTTGTGGCTCGAATAACAATTACGCATCAGCGGTCACGGATagatgaaattttcaccgaagCGTATCTTTCTGATAATAATTATGCTTATTAACAATCGACACCCGCTGCAGCTCTGCCGGGACGTTTGGTTTAATTCAGGTGAGACAATAGCCGGATATCTACACCCCGAGTTTGTCTACCTCGCAGTTAGCGTATTAACCGTTAATTGTTTGCTCAATTTGCGAGGCGCCCAGCTGGTATAATATTTGCCTAAAATACGGCTGCGAATTAGAGTGCAATTCAACCTCTTTTCAGATTTCACTCCAAATATCCAATGAACCGGATACGAGTTTTAATATTCATGCTCATCGGTCAATACCGCGATAGAACGAACTTTGAAGCGTGTATAGGTGGTAGGTACATGCGTTGGTGGAACAACGTGAAATGTATGAGATGCGAAATTATAAAACTCCGGGAAAACTCTGGTTATTTGACAAACCCAAAAACTCGCCAACGCGATTCCCAACTTACTTCAGCTCAAACGTTAATTaaactttgaaagaaaatctcGGCTTTTGGTCGTGTTATGTAGTTTGTGAAAATTGATAACCCCTGCGAGGAGACGAAGTCATTCCGGGAGCCGATTGTCAAACAAACGAGAGGAAATTTCAGAGACTTTCTTCCCAAGTACATCGGTACTCAATGTCATATTGACATCAAATTCTTACTgttttcaatcaatcaatattCAAACTGAGGCAAGATTCAAGTTTTATTAGGATCAGCTGAGCGATATTAATTTTATCGCGAGTCAACATATGTCATCTTCACGTATCATTCTCTATAGCTTGGTGCGTATGTCAATTCTTTAAAATACATGCAAGGCCTGTAAAATGTGCCTCTTTGAtggattgaaaattaatctttTATCTCACTGATTTTCCTggtgaattaattattctgtAGCCCAAAGTGCACGAAACCGCGAGATTCATTACTTAACCAACTAACCAAACTTGCCGCGTTATTTTGCACCGCTAAGCAACGTAAATTCAAAAGCATAGCTAATTTGCCTGAAAAATCAATCACAAATTTTCGTCATTTCAAACTATAGCCGATATGTAGATAATCTTGTTTGCGGCCAATGTATATGAATGTCTGGTAATTCGGACAAACAATTCTGTTGCTAGAGTGGTCTGAAATTTGCGGAATTTCTATAGTGGCAACTGAACAAATATGTGAGCCAGAATTCCAATTGAATTAAtcaatatgaaaatgaaacgacTCGTTTTTCGATCACATTCAATGCTTtgattattgttaatattattattattgtcatgattattattattattatcattattatttgaaattttgaaagtaaGACATTGAGGgtaatcgaatttttttttttttttttacatatacaCGCGAAAACATTTCGCACTACGGGAATGCTACGAATTAAAGTTCGCTTCCGCCTGACTTGTTTCACGACGCGACGGCACAATCATCGTCTGAGCTGCCATAATGCACCTTggtaaattttggaaaacttgtTGCCTGtattcgctgattttttaaaataatttcactggTTAAAAACTGTGGAATTCGGTCCATCGGAAGAGatgatacagaaatttgaCGGCTGTTCGTTGTACGTGTCAATATCTTTTGTCCCCGACGGTTGAATAAGCTGCGTTTCCTCACCGCACCGGTGAAACGTAGAGACAAAAGTACGTACATAGCTTTGCTACCTACGCTACAACGTAGAGAGTTTAATGAACTAAACGCGTGTGTAATAACCGACCATCGCTCCTCGAGCAACGATAATATCTGCTCGAGGAGAAAAGAGAATGCGGAGTGTGAAAAGCGTCGTTGTTGCGATAGTCGCGCGATAACGACACGCGGCAGCTGAGTGCAAAAGAATTCCAGGCTGGTGCACCCCGCGCAGAGCATGTGTGCTTGCAGGGGTTGAGGATCAAAAGGAGATAGGCGGAAAGacgtgtatgtatgcatgtgcgTACGTATACCGCACATACGTATGAGACTCACCATTCAGCACGTGAACCATGACGCTCGCTGGATTCGCGTTGCTTGGAATGCAAGTATAATTTCCGCTGTCACTCAGCCTCGCCTGGGTCACCAGGAGCTTGCTGGTTGTGCCGCTCTCCGTCTTCTCGGTCTCCAGTGACACGCCGCCCCTGTGATGAACGctgaattatgaaaaatactttGCAACCAGTGCACCAACAGCAACTTGTCGGGGCGTATGCCCCGGAAAAATGTGATAATTATTGCAATTGCTTGAGCCCGAGAGAGGACGAGCAGAGAAGTCTGCTTCTACCATCCGCGGGCATTTCGCCTTTCTGCCGCCCCTTCCACTTCCCGCTTTCCACTTTTCACCCCACGCCCTTCGCATCCGGCCCTCAAGCTCTTTCCCTCATTTTCCTCCTTATCCCTCCACGTACCAGGAATGCTCTTCTCTCTAATCGCCCCAACCCAGACGTGGTGCCAAAGCGGTTAATGCCACATTTACGGAGGAGAAATATTACGCTCGAGAATCCCTTGATCTCCGacattttttgcttttttattattttttattttgcatttcttttttttttttttttgtcactttgttgaaaattcttttctcacTCTTCTCTTTCAAATTAAAAAGGAAACTGAATTATAACTATGATTCTGAGAAGAAAACcagctttgttttttctacaCACGCCTGTCTGCGTCTacgtaaatatatatcaaaCAACATGGGTTTTCATCAGACAATATGCTAATCACCTCTTGTTTTATAAACTTCACTAACTTATTGGATGAAACACGAAATACCAATTAGCGCACGGTTGACAATTGAATCTGCAATGTAATCAGAACTTAGATACTTATACTTGCAAATTTCCCGAAAATGTCTTGTTGTTTGCAAAGAGCAGGATAAACACGGTATCTGTGTCCATTCGATTTCTGATTCATTATTCACGGAGTAGATTGAAGGATTTACTATTCAACGACTGAATCTGATGTCAAAGGATACTATATGAAAAGAATGACGTTCACGCGGAAGTACGAATATCGGGAAAATCATTCAATAATTCAATCAAAACTCGTGAATAATGCGGCAAAAAGATTGACGAGCAGTTTAATTTTAGTTGATCTATGAATAACAGGACGAACCTCGGACTGTCAAAGTCGACGATTGCAACACCGTGATGCCATGAAACGCTGCTCGGCGGTGTGCTGTGAACGTTGACGGTGCACGTGAGGCTGATGGTGCTGCCCTTTTTCACGTAAACGTCTTCTGGTCCAGAAATCTTCGCCTGAGCAGCTGTAACAAATAACATCACTTTGGTttcttgtgaattttttcctcccccAACCCCACCCCCCTCACCCCACCAGCCATTTGTTGTCTCGGCGGACCGGACCCCTCGTaaattgtacatacatgtatatgtataacgtatatctATCACATTATGTACAGTATATGGCTATCCGAGGCACACTAGAAACGTACGACTTGACTAGATCGAGGCGCAGACCACGACCTGGAACATAAGTCAAGGGGAGTCACGATAGCGAACATTTCTGACGTATTTCAAACTCACTTCATGTCCTACGTGACACTGGTGGAAGCGCTGGACTACCGCTCCTAACGTCACGTAGTCATTCGCCCACGTCCCGAGATATCCTGCAGTATGTTATATATGTGTTGGCGATTTCGTAACGTGTGAAAATTCACGTGTGCCTTTACCGTgtataagagaaaaattgataatggTCCATTCTTTCAGTCTATACAGCTGATCGGAATCAAGTTTATCACGTTGTAGATCCACGTGAATGTGATGATTGCTGACAAGAACAATGACCATTCAACGATGATCATGATCCGAGCTTCCTTTAGGTTGGTAATACGGTTTTTAATCTCTTAGCGACTTCGTGCGTAACTTTTTCAATACGCACGAACAGCAAGTTTGTATGGATGGATCGGAAATAGGTCCTCAAGGTGGCCTTTTGGTCCCAATACTCCGAAAAGCCGCTTCCCGAAAAAGTTGGAGCTGGTTCGAGGCTGCTCCCCCGCCCACCCTCACCCCTTCACCCGATTGAAAAGGAAAACTCTCGATGATTGATCTGTACCTACCGACCCATGCAAACTTGGAACGACGGTCTAAGGGTATTCGCGTTATTTTTACGCAAGGTCCAGCCTCCTAGGACCTTGCAAACTTGTTCGGTTcttcttactttttctttcatagTTTTTGTCGATTTTATCTCTTACCACGCCTGGCAAACTTTTtatgttattcaaatatcaATACTACCCATGGGTATACGCGGAGCGACCAGGGAATACCTTTGGTGGCTAAATCTGAACCCGGTAGTCGTTATATGGGCAAGAGTAAAAAGAAGCAGGGATACGAAAATCTTGCGATATAGATGAAACGGTCAATAAATTTCGTTCATATTGGGAAAGATCATCGATCCCCTCGGTGTCTGCTCAAGTGTACCCGCCATGCGATCAGTCGCAGTTGCGTCGAGAGAAAAGATAATTCCAAATGATCTGCATTTAACGATTTCATACACGTGTCCCAAGATCCCGAGTCATTTATAGTGCGACAGTGAGTATAATGTCTCCAAGCAAATGCTGTATTCACTTTTCGAGTAAGCAATTGCCTGAACTTGGAAGGTTTTGACATGAATTTGGTCCTCCAtcttaatttaaaaaaaatttatttgccaTAGGCATAAATTTTGTTGGGTATAGTTTCCACACTTTTTTTGTCACATCTACGCAGAGTTATGTTAAAATGCAATCCATACGAGTATATGTATAGCTACGTACCTACACAGTTTAtgtcatatatgtatattgtaacaGCTATGAAAAAGATGAAGCGAGCAAAGCCTGATAGCGAAAATATGTATCATatggttataattttttcaattacaattatgCCACgccgatgacgatgatgtAAGGCAAAGGAAATGCTGGTAAATGGCAAATGGTATATTGTAATGAAGATATCTATCAAGTACGAAGATACAATAGCTGCAGAAATGCGTTAGTCAATAAGTAGCGGTAAATGAATGAGAAAACAGCgaggaaatttaaaaaaataaaataaggtaAACGTATACAGAACGCAGATCAaccaaaaaataataacagtaatggCAAGGCCTGGCTTGATTCTAACCTGAGTTGAAGGTCCGGTGAATGGCGTTGGGCGCGGTGGCGGGGACAGGGGCACTTTCTGGAACGGGATCACAGACATACACATCGAGTTAATTATTCAGATTTTAAAGTATCAGGCTAAAAACCTGTCGGAAAAACATCTATGagactgaaaaaaaacaaaataccaACTAGAAGCTTAACGCGGTGAACTTACGCAAAGAGTCTACAGTAAAAGCAAAAGAAACACCCGGGTCACCTTGCTATTCTACCTCTAAAAGTAAAGTACGAGCGAGTGACTAAAATCGAGGCCATTTAGATAGAACCTTAATACAGCTCTGGATCGTAGTCGAAGCAATAGGATAAAATCGACGCTGGCAAGTTTTTGCGATGATCCTTTCGGGGTAAAATAACATCCGCGAAGTAAAATACCTGCCGAACTAGGGTATTAGCTCTTCTTTTTctgtctaattttttttctcgttcttcGCCAGCTAGCGCGAGGGATAATTTTAAGGGTTGGCGAGAAGAGGGTGAGGGCGAAAGAAGGCAACTAAAAGGTACCGTGGTCTCTCACGCGGTTGGCGGTGTATTCATCGTCCTTCTTACATCGACGTTTAATCGTAAGCTCTTCAAGTTCGAATCGAACGGTGGCGCGGAGAAAGAGATAAGGCCTGCGGCAGGCTTGGGAAAACGGTCAGTTTCgggaaaagtttaaaaaaatttgattcgaaGTCGCGGGGTCCGAATATATTTCGGGCAAATTCCTCACCCCGTTGATCCACTTCCGATATCATTTGGGATACGCTCTTAGCGCGTCCAGCGATCCTCGCGCGATCAACAAGAGCTACACTTGTAGTTTTTGCTGAAAACTTAAAGTTGGGAGCTCGAACTTAGTTCTGACTTTATTACCCATAGTCGTTGAGTGTAATTAACTTGAAGAACAATTACGTCAACTCCTCGTTCGAACTATCAGACTTTCCGCACTAGCCCGCCCAACCGCCTTCAACCCCCCAACTCTCCTATCTCTTTCTCGCCCCACCTCCTCCCTTACCCACCCCTTCGCCGTCGGACGTAACTTTTCCGATCTTGCCTCCTGACACTTAAGAGTCTTCACACCAGAGTGCTAAAACTTTCCGATACACTTAATTTCAAGCCTTTGAGAGTGCTCCATTTTCGAGTTTTCAAGTAGGTTTATGTACGAAGCAAGTTCGATTGTCGTGCCGGATAAACATTATTTATCTTACAAGATTACACGCGTTGATGGGGGATCGGCATGCGGGACTGGTCGACTCCGCttggaaaaatcaaattcgaTTCACGGTTCATGCATTGGTTAAATCGTATCTACTAATCAGTGAAAACCCTTCAATGTCcttcaatttcaaacaacTCATTTCAGCCTTCTGTTACATACATGTACGAGCTGTTTATCCAGcttgatacttttttttttacagtggTCAGGTTCAGATTCATCATGCAATATTGAATCAGGAGGATGTTGTGTTGTCTAGGTTTGTTTTTGTCTCGACATATGAATCATGCCCGTACATCAGTTCGGTGGTGGAAAAAATGATTACTTTTCTCTAATTCACTCAAGAGCAGTTATGATGGATTAAACAAGCCTCGTGTTGTGTAAGCTCGCTCGtagatacgtatttttttcactaaataTTTTGCCAAAATATCCTCGCGTTGTATACACATACTCAACTATTTTCGtagacgtgaaaaaaaaaaaaaaaacttgccgACTTCGCCGTACGCGGCGATGAAATGTGGgaaatgcaattttttgtgaatggaaataaaatctaGCTTCACTTGGGAATACAAATTTTGGTTCCACACCTGGTAAAGTTAACAAGTCCTTCCACTGTGTGTAAGTTAGCTGAAGGCAAAATGTTTTTCTGGCAAAATTATAAAGGATAAATTATATCATCATCAATCGATCGAGTTTGCGAGCCTCTTTCCTCCTCGGTGCTATTTCTCCTCGATAACAAAGCTGATCGTTTCCGGCTGACAAAATGCGATCTATGATATACTTAATATTGGTGCGTACGTTGCGCTAGGTTTACCTTCAACGCTAAGGAGAATCGCTAAGTTGATTTTCGGCTCAGTGTTAACCTGGCACTCGTAGATCCCGGCGTCCCTTGGCTGGACATATTCGATTTTGAGGTCCCAGTCGTCCGAAGACTCCGGGTGTAAAACGGCGAACCTCGCGTCGCCTGTGTAAGTGAAGATTGCTGACGTCAGGATGTGGAGATCTCTTTTACGCATCCACGAGACCTGGAAAACCCAAAAGTACGTGCGTTTTTACTTCAAGTTagatttcttgtttttccgGTTCCTCTAAAATCGTTATTGCAAATTctgatttcgttttttcgatACTTATACAGGATGTCTAATTTTTTCGGCGACCAGGAAACCATGACGGTTAAGAATTTTCAGCTATTTTCAGGTCGTTAGATACCCTGTTATACTCGTAATTCGTGTATCGGATTTTCGGATCAAAAATCCATGGTgacatttctgaaatatttatctTACACTGGCAAATACGAGGGaaagtggagaaaaaaattgaatttgaaaaatttggatCCAACATTTTTGAGGTGGCCGGCTTCcctaaaacaaaatttttttggtagCTTGGATATTGGGATATTTAGTATAACTATGAGTGAACGGTAATAAAAATCGATCATTTAAACAACTATCATTATGTTATTTCCTCaggttttacaatatttggtGCTTCGTTTTCGAACATCCACTTTGAGCCCTGTAATATCTACATCAAAATTCGGAATCACCAgcttaaaaaatcgaaattttcccATCACTATCAATATCATGGCACTTTAATGGCGATGCTTTTTCCGTTCAGTAGTAAAAGTTGGCAAGTGTCAGACGCTAACGTCTACCGCAATAATTAGGCAACCAGATACGCACCGATGTACGCATCAGGCGTCGGATGCAGGAGAATTTGCGATTCTGTCGACAGAAAGGCAGGCGAAGCCTTTGTGAAACAGAAGGATatcagaaaacaaaaaaaaaaaatgtaatttttttaaaagtatccGTTTCCCGTCACGGCTGCTCGAGGCTCGACGGGATGATTGAAGGATCTTTTCCACCGACTTCCTCCCTCGGTTTGCCGAGAGTTCGTTGTCGAGTATCTATTTACACGTCAGGGAGCTGTACACATACAACGTCGATGGGAAACTGACGTGCCGTTTTCAgctgggaaaattttcacggCTCCATGACAGAGGGGCGATATATCCGTATAACACATACGCCTACTCCCGGCTAAGCCCGGCTTCTAGTATCTCCGCTGTAA
This genomic stretch from Neodiprion pinetum isolate iyNeoPine1 chromosome 6, iyNeoPine1.2, whole genome shotgun sequence harbors:
- the LOC124221896 gene encoding netrin receptor DCC isoform X2 encodes the protein MIGMSLLNVALAVLGVTQLLRAEALQGTGSGSALASPTAKSTAGSSLASVVAGSSKPTRISDKPYFDDISPRNVTAIVGQTAILRCRVKHPGDRTVSWMRKRDLHILTSAIFTYTGDARFAVLHPESSDDWDLKIEYVQPRDAGIYECQVNTEPKINLAILLSVEESAPVPATAPNAIHRTFNSAAQAKISGPEDVYVKKGSTISLTCTVNVHSTPPSSVSWHHGVAIVDFDSPRGGVSLETEKTESGTTSKLLVTQARLSDSGNYTCIPSNANPASVMVHVLNGEHPAAMQHGGSCGVTPTLLLATMTLLVANFLR
- the LOC124221896 gene encoding netrin receptor DCC isoform X1; translated protein: MIGMSLLNVALAVLGVTQLLRAEALQGTGSGSALASPTAKSTAGSSLASVVAGSSKPTRISDKPYFDDISPRNVTAIVGQTAILRCRVKHPGDRTVSWMRKRDLHILTSAIFTYTGDARFAVLHPESSDDWDLKIEYVQPRDAGIYECQVNTEPKINLAILLSVEESAPVPATAPNAIHRTFNSAAQAKISGPEDVYVKKGSTISLTCTVNVHSTPPSSVSWHHGVAIVDFDSPSVHHRGGVSLETEKTESGTTSKLLVTQARLSDSGNYTCIPSNANPASVMVHVLNGEHPAAMQHGGSCGVTPTLLLATMTLLVANFLR
- the LOC124221896 gene encoding protein sax-3 isoform X3, encoding MIGMSLLNVALAVLGVTQLLRAEALQGTGSGSALASPTAKSTAGSSLASVVAGSSKPTRISDKPYFDDISPRNVTAIVGQTAILRCRVKHPGDRTVSWMRKRDLHILTSAIFTYTGDARFAVLHPESSDDWDLKIEYVQPRDAGIYECQVNTEPKINLAILLSVEAAQAKISGPEDVYVKKGSTISLTCTVNVHSTPPSSVSWHHGVAIVDFDSPSVHHRGGVSLETEKTESGTTSKLLVTQARLSDSGNYTCIPSNANPASVMVHVLNGEHPAAMQHGGSCGVTPTLLLATMTLLVANFLR
- the LOC124221896 gene encoding immunoglobulin superfamily DCC subclass member 4 isoform X4, translated to MIGMSLLNVALAVLGVTQLLRAEALQGTGSGSALASPTAKSTAGSSLASVVAGSSKPTRISDKPYFDDISPRNVTAIVGQTAILRCRVKHPGDRTVSWMRKRDLHILTSAIFTYTGDARFAVLHPESSDDWDLKIEYVQPRDAGIYECQVNTEPKINLAILLSVEAAQAKISGPEDVYVKKGSTISLTCTVNVHSTPPSSVSWHHGVAIVDFDSPRGGVSLETEKTESGTTSKLLVTQARLSDSGNYTCIPSNANPASVMVHVLNGEHPAAMQHGGSCGVTPTLLLATMTLLVANFLR